Proteins encoded by one window of Vitis riparia cultivar Riparia Gloire de Montpellier isolate 1030 chromosome 11, EGFV_Vit.rip_1.0, whole genome shotgun sequence:
- the LOC117925600 gene encoding uncharacterized protein LOC117925600, with product MGGTAKQSFDDLGFKGIDANGNHQHNQWLIMGGADDNSDTISMESSSFEDSENSLESSSSLDLTEDASSSTSPLSNGPLYELSELMAQLPIKRGLSKYFQGKSQSFTSLASVKSLEDLAKKGTPNRKKMKSCKSYGGGLDVHKLYTPKATISKKASRGSLLSSLGRRGVIMGSCRPPSPLQKNF from the exons ATGGGGGGAACAGCAAAGCAAAGTTTTGATGATCTGGGCTTCAAGGGAATTGATGCTAATGGCAATCACCAACACAATCAATGGTTGATCATGGGAGGTGCAGATGACAATAGTGACACCATATCCATGGAGTCTTCTTCCTTTGAAGATTCAGAAAACTCTCTCGAATCATCATCTTCCTTGGACTTGACAGAAGATGCGTCTTCCTCAACATCACCCCTCTCAAATGGACCTCTATATGAACTATCAGAGCTCATGGCCCAGCTCCCCATCAA GAGAGGGCTGTCCAAGTACTTTCAAGGGAAGTCGCAGTCATTTACATCTCTGGCAAGCGTGAAGAGCTTGGAGGATCTTGCCAAAAAGGGGACTCCaaataggaagaaaatgaaGTCATGTAAAAGCTACGGAGGAGGTTTGGATGTACACAAACTGTACACTCCAAAGGCTACCATTTCAAAGAAGGCTTCAAGGGGATCTCTTCTATCTTCTCTAGGGAGGAGAGGTGTTATAATGGGTAGTTGTAGGCCTCCCAGTCCTCTCCAAAAGAACTTCTGA